The following is a genomic window from bacterium.
TCTCCGCTACGTCCGATTTGCCCATGGTTCTAAATTTTCCCGAAACAAAACCGTTTCTTGAATCTTCTGTTCCAACAGATTACCTTTGCCGATATTCCTGTTACGACTATTGCGTCGTGTGAAAGTCGAAAGCGACGAAAAAGGTAAGCCCTAAAGTGTCAATCAAGAGAGGTTTATATGGCGAGCAAAAATGAGAAGACCCTTTGGGGTATTCATGGCGGAAAGACAGGGGATGCGGATAACTTGTTTCTAAAGCATAATGTCATAGCGCTGGGCTGGCTGGAAATGGGCGATATGTCGGCGCTTGGTGCAGATAGGGAAAAATTCAAGGCAAAACTTGTCGATGTTCAGCCGGACCGGAAGCCTGGATATTACCCAAATGCGGGTGGTCAGCTCTTCCGCTTTGTCCATGAGGCGAAGAACGGGGATCTTATTATCTATCCGTCGAAACGTGATCGCTGTGTCCACATCGGGGAGATTGTTGGCCTGTATCACTATGACGCGACTCATGAAGCCAACTACCCGCAGCAACGGGCTGTGAAATGGTTAAAATCCTTTCCTCGCACAAAGTTTTCCCAGGGGGCACTGTACGAAATTGGTGCCGCCATGAGTTTTTTTCAAGTGAAGAACTATGCCGATGAATTTCTGGCTGCTTATTCAGGAGAGACGAATACCACGCCAGCAAAGATGGACGAGTCCATTTCGTATGTGGCCGACGATATCGAGCAGAATACTCGCGACTTTATCTTAAAAACACTGGCCCAGGAGTTGAAGGGGCACGCTCTGGCGGATTTCGTTGCGCATCTTCTGGGGGCGATGGGGTATCGAAGCCGGGTTTCGCCCGAAGGTCCGGATGGCGGCATTGACATTATTGCCCACAAGGATGAACTTGGGTTTGAACCACCGATCATTAAAGTTCAGGTCAAGAGTTCGGAAGGCAGCATCGGCGATCCGATCGTTTCTCAACTCTACGGTAAGGTTGAGCAG
Proteins encoded in this region:
- a CDS encoding restriction endonuclease; protein product: MASKNEKTLWGIHGGKTGDADNLFLKHNVIALGWLEMGDMSALGADREKFKAKLVDVQPDRKPGYYPNAGGQLFRFVHEAKNGDLIIYPSKRDRCVHIGEIVGLYHYDATHEANYPQQRAVKWLKSFPRTKFSQGALYEIGAAMSFFQVKNYADEFLAAYSGETNTTPAKMDESISYVADDIEQNTRDFILKTLAQELKGHALADFVAHLLGAMGYRSRVSPEGPDGGIDIIAHKDELGFEPPIIKVQVKSSEGSIGDPIVSQLYGKVEQKEFGMVVTLGTFTNQAVSFARNKSNLRLIDGDELIDLVLNHYDQFDSKYKGLLPLKRVYVPEPLETTET